The proteins below are encoded in one region of Sporosarcina sp. FSL K6-1508:
- a CDS encoding XkdX family protein yields MSFWEQAYGWGWVTTEQLRLIVITDKMPYGEITEDGFHRITGETFAQEEGID; encoded by the coding sequence ATGAGCTTTTGGGAGCAGGCATATGGCTGGGGATGGGTTACGACTGAGCAATTAAGGCTGATTGTTATTACTGATAAAATGCCCTACGGAGAGATAACTGAGGACGGTTTCCACCGGATCACAGGTGAAACTTTCGCCCAAGAGGAGGGAATCGATTAA